Proteins encoded in a region of the Stieleria neptunia genome:
- a CDS encoding helix-turn-helix domain-containing protein — MNLSPATPKIETFPLERPLLRQRSRDAKLARSRAAASLSFFISGDENRLATYVAQSEPTIAMSQPVLLIGPAGCGKTTLALHLAARIAATLSLGGDATAVKYFSASDFAREYAEAVAADDLPPLRESLDDAAILVIDDLDSIAGKLAAQDELSIRIERRIAAGKPTIFTSKRLPSETRAIRPQLASRCVIGLTIPIAYPTGESRLTILRELALLRGLELSDDLIGLLDAGLRTDISVLALDSAIKQVDLYCRMNQSAADVVAVQSAINAAGQRSDIDLGKITRIVARIWGHRTKDLRSGSRKQSVVRARSLAMLLARQFTSSSLDKIGEYFGGRDHSTVLHAIRKTETLLQQDADLSRMMVEATEKLAA, encoded by the coding sequence GTGAACCTGTCTCCCGCCACCCCGAAGATCGAAACGTTTCCGTTGGAGCGACCGTTGTTGCGCCAACGCTCGCGTGATGCGAAACTGGCGCGGAGCCGTGCGGCGGCGTCCCTGTCGTTCTTCATCAGTGGCGACGAGAACCGATTGGCGACGTATGTGGCTCAGTCGGAACCGACGATCGCGATGTCGCAACCGGTCCTGTTGATCGGCCCAGCGGGTTGCGGCAAGACGACGTTGGCGTTGCATTTGGCCGCCCGCATCGCCGCAACCCTTTCACTCGGTGGTGACGCCACGGCGGTCAAGTATTTTTCGGCGTCCGACTTTGCCCGCGAGTATGCCGAAGCGGTGGCGGCGGACGATTTGCCGCCGCTTCGTGAATCGCTCGACGACGCGGCCATTTTGGTGATTGATGATCTGGATTCGATCGCCGGAAAGCTGGCCGCCCAAGATGAATTGTCGATTCGCATCGAACGGCGGATCGCTGCGGGAAAGCCGACGATTTTCACCAGCAAACGGCTGCCATCGGAAACTCGCGCTATCCGTCCCCAATTGGCCAGCCGATGCGTGATCGGATTGACGATCCCGATCGCTTACCCGACGGGCGAATCGCGTTTGACGATCCTTCGCGAACTCGCCTTGCTTCGCGGATTGGAATTGTCGGACGACTTGATCGGATTGCTCGACGCCGGCCTGCGGACCGACATTTCGGTGCTGGCCCTCGACTCGGCGATCAAGCAAGTCGATTTGTATTGTCGGATGAATCAATCCGCGGCCGACGTCGTGGCGGTTCAATCGGCGATCAACGCTGCGGGCCAACGCAGCGACATCGATCTGGGAAAGATCACCCGGATCGTGGCCCGAATCTGGGGGCATCGCACCAAAGACTTGCGCAGCGGTTCGCGAAAACAATCCGTCGTCCGGGCCCGATCGTTGGCGATGTTGCTGGCCCGCCAATTCACCTCGTCCAGCTTGGACAAAATCGGCGAGTACTTCGGCGGACGCGACCACTCGACGGTTCTGCATGCGATCCGCAAGACCGAAACGTTGCTCCAGCAGGACGCCGACCTGAGTCGGATGATGGTCGAAGCCACCGAGAAGCTGGCCGCCTAG
- the dnaN gene encoding DNA polymerase III subunit beta, producing MKISCSREPLTNAFSLAASVAPARSPKEILQNVKITASGGKLTLTATDMEVGIRLEVEEGVEIETEGTALLPVQRMMAILRESNDETLTLMTDDSGIQVSGARSTFRLPGSNPDEFPPVVSFEEDKYHVISTRFFRSMVRRTVFATDTDNSRFALGGVLLEMTGNSVTAVGTDGRRLASMQGEGESIGGHETSGTSTIVPTRAIQLMERAVDENEDTVDVAARQSDLLLRTKTAVIYSRLVEGRYPTWRQVIPKRDDAVQLDLTVGPVFAALRQAAIVTDQDSRGIDFTFGDGTLKLEASTKDVGQSQIELPIAYDGDPITLTMDHRYLADFCKVLDREQSFQIEIESGASPALMTTDDGYSYVIMPMSRDR from the coding sequence ATGAAAATCTCCTGCTCGCGTGAACCCCTCACGAATGCCTTTTCACTGGCGGCCAGTGTCGCCCCCGCTCGGTCTCCCAAGGAGATCTTGCAGAATGTGAAAATCACCGCGTCGGGCGGCAAGCTGACGCTGACCGCGACCGATATGGAAGTCGGGATTCGATTGGAAGTCGAGGAAGGGGTGGAGATCGAAACCGAAGGCACGGCGCTGCTGCCGGTCCAACGCATGATGGCGATCTTGCGGGAAAGCAACGATGAAACGTTGACGTTGATGACCGATGATTCGGGGATTCAGGTCAGCGGGGCACGCAGCACGTTCCGGTTGCCCGGCAGCAACCCGGACGAGTTCCCGCCGGTGGTCTCGTTCGAGGAAGACAAATACCACGTGATCTCGACGCGGTTCTTCCGGTCGATGGTGCGTCGCACGGTTTTCGCGACCGACACCGACAACAGCCGCTTCGCCCTCGGCGGGGTGCTGTTGGAAATGACCGGCAATTCAGTCACGGCGGTGGGCACCGATGGTCGCCGGCTGGCGAGCATGCAGGGCGAAGGCGAATCGATCGGCGGGCACGAGACCAGCGGCACCAGCACGATCGTGCCGACGCGGGCGATTCAATTGATGGAACGGGCCGTCGACGAGAACGAAGACACGGTGGATGTCGCGGCGCGACAAAGCGATTTGTTGCTGCGAACCAAAACCGCGGTGATCTATTCACGGCTCGTGGAAGGGCGTTATCCGACGTGGCGACAAGTGATCCCCAAACGTGACGACGCGGTCCAATTGGACTTGACCGTCGGACCGGTGTTCGCGGCCCTGCGGCAGGCGGCGATCGTGACCGATCAAGATAGCCGAGGCATCGATTTCACGTTCGGCGACGGAACGTTGAAGCTGGAAGCGAGTACCAAGGATGTCGGTCAGTCGCAAATCGAATTACCGATCGCTTATGACGGAGATCCGATCACGCTGACGATGGACCATCGCTATCTGGCTGATTTCTGCAAAGTGCTCGACCGCGAGCAAAGTTTTCAGATCGAGATCGAATCGGGGGCTTCGCCGGCCTTGATGACCACCGACGATGGCTATTCGTACGTGATCATGCCGATGTCACGCGACCGATAA